A genomic window from Klebsiella quasipneumoniae subsp. quasipneumoniae includes:
- the ilvY gene encoding HTH-type transcriptional activator IlvY — protein MDLRDLKTFLHLAESRHFGRSARAMHVSPSTLSRQIQRLEEDLGQPLFVRDNRTVTLTEAGEELRTFAQQTLLQYQQLRHAIDQQGPSLSGELHIFCSVTAAYSHLPPILDRFRAAHPSVEIKLSTGDAADAMEKVVTGEADLAIAGKPETLPGSVAFSMLENLAVVLIAPALPCPVRNQVTVERPDWSTVPFIMADQGPVRRRIELWFRRHKISNPSIYATVGGHEAMVSMVALGCGVALLPEVVLENSPEPVRNRVMILERSDEQTPFELGVCAQKKRLHEPLIDAFWKILPNH, from the coding sequence GTGGATTTACGCGATCTGAAAACCTTTCTGCATCTGGCGGAAAGCCGCCATTTTGGCCGCAGCGCGCGGGCCATGCACGTCAGCCCGTCGACGCTTTCGCGCCAGATCCAGCGCCTGGAAGAGGACCTCGGCCAGCCGCTGTTCGTGCGAGATAATCGCACGGTGACCCTGACCGAAGCCGGGGAAGAGTTACGCACCTTTGCCCAGCAGACTTTACTGCAGTATCAGCAGCTTCGCCACGCCATCGATCAGCAGGGCCCTTCGCTCTCCGGCGAGCTGCACATCTTCTGCTCTGTCACCGCCGCCTATAGCCATCTGCCGCCGATCCTCGACCGCTTTCGCGCCGCGCATCCCTCGGTAGAGATCAAGCTGTCGACCGGCGATGCCGCCGACGCCATGGAGAAGGTGGTCACCGGCGAAGCCGACCTGGCGATTGCCGGTAAGCCGGAGACCCTGCCAGGGTCGGTGGCGTTTTCGATGCTGGAGAACCTCGCCGTGGTGTTAATTGCCCCGGCCCTTCCCTGCCCGGTGCGCAACCAGGTGACCGTCGAGCGTCCGGACTGGTCGACAGTGCCGTTTATCATGGCTGACCAGGGGCCGGTACGTCGGCGTATCGAGCTGTGGTTTCGACGGCATAAAATCAGCAATCCGTCGATCTACGCCACCGTCGGGGGCCACGAAGCGATGGTGTCGATGGTCGCCCTGGGATGCGGCGTGGCGCTGCTGCCGGAAGTGGTGCTGGAGAACAGCCCGGAGCCGGTACGCAACAGGGTGATGATTCTGGAGCGCAGCGATGAGCAAACCCCGTTCGAGCTCGGCGTTTGCGCACAAAAAAAGCGGCTGCATGAGCCGCTTATTGATGCTTTCTGGAAAATCCTGCCGAACCACTAG
- the ilvA gene encoding threonine ammonia-lyase, biosynthetic, whose amino-acid sequence MADSQPLSGAPEGAEYLRAVLRAPVYEAVQKTPLQKMDKLSSRLDNVILVKREDRQPVHSFKLRGAYAMMSSLTAEQKSHGVITASAGNHAQGVAFSASRLGVKALIVMPVATADIKVDAVRGFGGEVLLHGANFDEAKARAIELAQQQGFTWVPPFDHPMVIAGQGTLALELLQQDAHIDRVFVPVGGGGLAAGVAVLIKQLMPQIKVIAVEAEDSACLKAALDAGHPVDLPRVGLFAEGVAVKRIGDETFRLCQEYLDDIITVDSDAICAAMKDLFEDVRAVAEPSGALALAGMKKYVAQHNIRGERLAHILSGANVNFHGLRYVSERCELGEQREALLAVTIPEEKGSFLKFCQLLGGRSVTEFNYRFADAKDACIFVGVRLSRGLEERKEILQLLNDGGYSVVDLSDDEMAKLHVRYMVGGRPSKALQERLFSFEFPESPGALLKFLHTLGTHWNISLFHYRSHGTDYGRVLAAFELGEHEPDFETRLNELGYECHDETHNPAFRFFLAG is encoded by the coding sequence ATGGCGGATTCACAACCCCTCTCCGGCGCCCCCGAGGGCGCCGAATACCTGAGAGCAGTGCTGCGCGCGCCGGTTTATGAAGCGGTGCAGAAAACGCCGCTGCAAAAAATGGACAAACTCTCTTCTCGCCTGGATAACGTTATTCTGGTGAAGCGCGAAGATCGCCAACCGGTACACAGCTTTAAGCTGCGCGGCGCCTACGCGATGATGTCCAGCCTGACCGCGGAACAGAAATCCCACGGGGTGATCACCGCCTCGGCGGGCAATCATGCCCAGGGCGTGGCGTTCTCCGCATCGCGGCTGGGCGTTAAGGCGCTGATCGTGATGCCGGTAGCGACCGCCGACATCAAAGTGGATGCCGTTCGCGGCTTTGGCGGCGAAGTGCTGCTGCATGGCGCCAATTTTGACGAAGCGAAGGCGAGAGCGATTGAGCTGGCGCAGCAGCAGGGCTTTACCTGGGTGCCGCCGTTCGATCACCCGATGGTCATCGCCGGTCAGGGAACCCTGGCGCTGGAGCTGCTGCAGCAGGATGCCCACATCGACCGCGTGTTCGTCCCGGTGGGCGGCGGCGGCCTGGCGGCAGGCGTGGCGGTGTTGATCAAGCAACTGATGCCGCAGATTAAAGTGATAGCGGTGGAAGCGGAAGATTCGGCCTGCCTGAAGGCGGCGCTGGATGCCGGTCATCCGGTGGATCTGCCGCGCGTCGGCTTGTTTGCCGAAGGCGTGGCGGTCAAACGCATCGGCGATGAAACCTTCCGTCTGTGCCAGGAGTATCTGGACGACATCATCACCGTCGACAGCGACGCTATTTGCGCGGCGATGAAGGATTTGTTCGAAGATGTGCGGGCGGTGGCAGAGCCTTCCGGCGCCCTGGCGCTGGCGGGGATGAAGAAATATGTCGCCCAGCACAATATTCGCGGCGAGCGACTGGCTCACATTCTGTCCGGGGCCAACGTCAACTTCCACGGTCTGCGCTACGTGTCTGAACGCTGCGAGCTCGGGGAACAGCGCGAAGCGCTGCTGGCGGTGACGATCCCGGAAGAGAAAGGCAGCTTTCTGAAGTTTTGCCAGCTGCTGGGGGGGCGTTCGGTGACCGAGTTCAACTACCGCTTTGCCGATGCCAAAGACGCCTGCATCTTTGTGGGGGTGCGTCTGAGTCGTGGGCTGGAGGAGCGGAAAGAGATCCTCCAGTTACTGAACGATGGCGGCTACAGCGTCGTTGACCTTTCCGATGACGAAATGGCCAAGCTCCATGTGCGCTATATGGTTGGCGGCCGACCGTCCAAAGCGCTGCAGGAGCGGCTGTTCAGCTTCGAATTTCCAGAGTCCCCGGGGGCGCTGCTGAAGTTCCTGCACACCCTTGGCACCCACTGGAATATTTCGCTGTTCCACTACCGTAGCCACGGTACCGACTATGGTCGGGTTTTGGCGGCCTTCGAGCTGGGCGAGCACGAGCCGGACTTTGAAACTCGTCTCAATGAGCTGGGCTATGAGTGTCACGATGAGACCCATAACCCGGCATTCCGCTTTTTCCTCGCGGGCTAG
- the ilvD gene encoding dihydroxy-acid dehydratase: MPKYRSATTTHGRNMAGARALWRATGMTDADFGKPIIAVVNSFTQFVPGHVHLRDLGKLVAEQIEAAGGVAKEFNTIAVDDGIAMGHGGMLYSLPSRELIADSVEYMVNAHCADAMVCISNCDKITPGMLMASLRLNIPVIFVSGGPMEAGKTKLSDKIIKLDLVDAMIQGADPKVSDEQSNQVERSACPTCGSCSGMFTANSMNCLTEALGLSQPGNGSLLATHADRKELFLNAGKRIVELTKRYYEQDDASALPRNIASKAAFENAMTLDIAMGGSTNTVLHLLAAAQEAEIDFTMSDIDKLSRKVPQLCKVAPSTQKYHMEDVHRAGGVLGILGELDRAGLLNREVKNVLGLTLPQTLEQYDVMVTQDNAVKKMFRAGPAGIRTTQAFSQDCRWDTLDDDRAEGCIRSLEHAYSKDGGLAVLYGNFAENGCIVKTAGVDDSILKFTGPAKVYESQDDAVEAILGGKVVEGDVVVIRYEGPKGGPGMQEMLYPTSFLKSMGLGKACALITDGRFSGGTSGLSIGHVSPEAASGGNIALIEDGDMIAIDIPNRSIQLQLSDAEIAARREAQEARGDQAWTPKHRQRQVSFALRAYASLATSADKGAVRDKSKLGG; encoded by the coding sequence ATGCCTAAGTACCGTTCCGCCACCACCACACATGGCCGCAATATGGCGGGCGCCCGCGCGTTGTGGCGCGCAACCGGGATGACCGATGCCGATTTCGGCAAACCGATTATCGCTGTCGTTAACTCCTTTACCCAGTTTGTTCCTGGGCACGTGCACCTGCGCGACCTTGGCAAACTGGTTGCCGAGCAGATTGAAGCCGCCGGTGGCGTGGCCAAAGAATTCAACACCATCGCAGTGGATGATGGGATCGCCATGGGCCACGGGGGTATGCTCTATTCACTGCCATCCCGCGAGCTGATCGCCGACTCGGTGGAGTACATGGTTAACGCCCATTGTGCGGATGCGATGGTCTGTATCTCCAACTGCGACAAAATCACCCCGGGGATGTTGATGGCTTCCCTGCGCCTGAACATTCCGGTGATCTTTGTGTCCGGCGGCCCAATGGAAGCCGGGAAAACCAAGCTGTCAGATAAAATCATCAAGCTCGACCTGGTGGATGCGATGATCCAGGGGGCGGATCCGAAAGTGTCTGACGAGCAGAGTAATCAGGTGGAACGCTCCGCCTGTCCGACCTGCGGCTCCTGTTCCGGGATGTTTACCGCCAACTCCATGAACTGCCTGACCGAAGCGCTGGGCCTGTCGCAGCCGGGTAACGGCTCTCTGCTGGCGACCCACGCCGATCGTAAGGAGCTGTTCCTTAACGCCGGGAAACGTATCGTTGAGCTGACCAAACGCTATTACGAGCAGGATGACGCTTCCGCGCTGCCGCGCAATATCGCCAGCAAGGCGGCCTTTGAGAACGCCATGACGCTGGATATCGCCATGGGCGGTTCCACCAACACCGTTCTGCACCTGCTGGCGGCGGCGCAGGAAGCTGAAATCGATTTCACCATGAGCGATATCGATAAGCTCTCCCGCAAAGTGCCGCAGCTGTGTAAGGTGGCGCCGAGCACGCAGAAGTACCATATGGAAGATGTGCATCGCGCCGGCGGCGTGCTGGGCATTCTGGGCGAGCTGGACCGCGCCGGGCTGCTGAATCGCGAGGTTAAAAACGTCCTCGGCCTGACGCTGCCGCAGACCCTGGAACAGTACGATGTGATGGTGACCCAGGACAATGCGGTGAAAAAGATGTTCCGCGCCGGCCCGGCGGGCATCCGTACCACCCAGGCGTTCTCGCAAGACTGCCGCTGGGATACGCTGGATGACGATCGCGCCGAAGGCTGTATCCGTTCTCTGGAACATGCTTACAGCAAGGACGGCGGCCTGGCGGTGCTGTACGGCAATTTCGCGGAAAACGGTTGTATCGTGAAAACCGCCGGCGTGGACGACAGCATCCTGAAATTTACCGGTCCGGCGAAAGTATATGAGAGCCAGGACGATGCGGTTGAGGCCATCCTCGGCGGTAAAGTCGTTGAAGGCGACGTCGTGGTGATCCGCTACGAAGGGCCGAAAGGCGGGCCGGGGATGCAGGAGATGCTTTACCCCACCAGCTTCCTGAAGTCGATGGGGCTGGGCAAAGCCTGCGCGCTGATCACCGATGGCCGTTTCTCCGGCGGCACCTCAGGGCTCTCTATCGGTCACGTCTCACCGGAAGCGGCGAGCGGCGGCAACATTGCGCTCATTGAAGATGGCGACATGATCGCGATTGATATTCCAAACCGCAGTATCCAGCTGCAGCTGAGCGATGCGGAAATTGCGGCGCGTCGTGAAGCCCAGGAAGCGCGCGGCGACCAGGCGTGGACGCCGAAGCATCGCCAGCGTCAGGTCTCCTTTGCCCTTCGCGCCTACGCCAGCCTGGCGACCAGCGCTGACAAAGGCGCGGTTCGCGATAAATCGAAACTGGGTGGCTAA
- the ilvE gene encoding branched-chain-amino-acid transaminase: protein MTTKKADYIWFNGEMVPWGEAKVHVMSHALHYGTSVFEGIRCYDSHKGPVVFRHREHMQRLHDSAKIYRFPVSQSVDELMEACREVIRTNNLTSAYIRPLVFVGDVGMGVNPPPGYNTDVIIAAFPWGAYLGAEALEQGIDAMVSSWNRAAPNTIPTAAKAGGNYLSSLLVGSEARRHGYQEGIALDVNGYISEGAGENLFEVKDGVLFTPPFTSSALPGITRDAIIKLAKDLGIEVREQVLSRESLYLADEVFMSGTAAEITPVRSVDGIQVGAGRRGPVTKRIQEAFFGLFTGETEDKWGWLDPVSK from the coding sequence ATGACGACGAAAAAAGCTGATTACATCTGGTTCAATGGCGAGATGGTTCCGTGGGGCGAAGCGAAAGTTCATGTGATGTCCCATGCGCTGCACTATGGCACCTCGGTATTCGAAGGCATCCGTTGCTACGACTCGCACAAAGGCCCGGTGGTGTTCCGTCATCGCGAACATATGCAGCGTCTGCATGACTCAGCCAAAATTTATCGTTTCCCGGTCTCCCAGAGCGTCGACGAACTGATGGAAGCCTGCCGCGAAGTCATTCGCACTAATAATCTGACCAGCGCTTATATCCGCCCGCTGGTGTTTGTTGGCGATGTCGGCATGGGGGTAAACCCGCCTCCGGGTTACAACACTGACGTGATCATCGCGGCGTTCCCGTGGGGAGCCTACCTCGGCGCAGAAGCGCTGGAGCAGGGGATCGATGCCATGGTCTCTTCCTGGAACCGCGCGGCGCCGAACACCATCCCGACGGCGGCGAAAGCCGGCGGCAACTATCTCTCCTCGCTGCTGGTTGGCAGCGAAGCGCGTCGCCATGGCTACCAGGAAGGTATCGCCCTCGACGTTAACGGCTATATCTCTGAAGGCGCTGGCGAAAACCTGTTTGAAGTGAAGGACGGCGTGCTGTTCACTCCGCCGTTTACCTCTTCCGCGCTGCCGGGCATTACCCGCGACGCCATCATCAAGCTGGCGAAAGATCTCGGTATTGAAGTCCGCGAGCAGGTATTGTCCCGTGAATCCCTGTACCTGGCGGATGAAGTCTTCATGTCCGGCACCGCGGCGGAAATCACCCCGGTACGCAGCGTGGATGGCATCCAGGTCGGCGCAGGCCGTCGCGGTCCGGTCACCAAACGCATTCAGGAAGCCTTCTTTGGCCTCTTCACCGGTGAAACAGAAGATAAATGGGGCTGGTTGGATCCGGTAAGTAAGTAA
- the ilvM gene encoding acetolactate synthase 2 small subunit, with translation MMQHQVALQARFNPETLERVLRVVRHRGFQICAMNMETAADAQNINIELTVASPRPVELLFSQLSKLVDVACVEIQQPTSQQIRA, from the coding sequence ATGATGCAACATCAGGTCGCTTTACAGGCACGTTTCAACCCGGAAACCTTAGAGCGCGTGCTGCGCGTTGTCCGTCACCGTGGTTTTCAAATCTGCGCAATGAACATGGAAACCGCAGCGGACGCACAGAACATAAATATCGAATTGACCGTTGCCAGCCCGCGGCCCGTCGAATTACTGTTTAGTCAATTAAGCAAGCTGGTCGACGTTGCCTGCGTCGAGATCCAGCAACCCACATCACAACAAATCCGCGCCTGA
- the ilvG gene encoding acetolactate synthase 2 catalytic subunit, which produces MNGAQWVVHALRTQGVDTVFGYPGGAIMPVYDALYDGGVEHLLCRHEQGAAMAAIGYARATGKTGVCIATSGPGATNLITGLADALLDSIPIVAITGQVAAPFIGTDAFQEVDVLGLSLACTKHSFLVQSLDELPRVIAEAFQVANSGRPGPVLVDIPKDIQMAQGDLDPHFSTVADEMAFPQAEVAQALQMLAQSQQPMLYVGGGVGMAQAVPALREFLAVTRMPATCTLKGLGVVDADYPYYLGMLGMHGTKAANLAVQECDLLIAVGARFDDRVTGKLNTFAPHAKVIHMDIDPAELNKLRQAHIGLTGDLNRLLPALQQPLAIDGWRERSAALRADHAWRYDHPGEAIYAPLLLKQLSDRKPADSVVTTDVGQHQMWSAQHMTYTRPENFITSSGLGTMGFGLPAAVGAQVARPNDTVICISGDGSFMMNVQELGTVKRKQLPLKIVLLDNQRLGMVRQWQQLFFQERYSETTLTDNPDFLTLASAFGIPGQHITRKDQVEAALDTMLSSQGPYLLHVSIDELENVWPLVPPGASNSEMLEKLS; this is translated from the coding sequence ATGAATGGCGCGCAGTGGGTGGTACATGCTTTGCGGACACAGGGGGTCGACACCGTTTTTGGCTATCCGGGTGGCGCAATTATGCCGGTTTACGATGCACTGTATGACGGCGGCGTGGAGCACCTGCTGTGCCGGCATGAGCAAGGGGCAGCCATGGCGGCCATTGGTTATGCGCGAGCAACCGGTAAAACCGGGGTATGTATCGCGACTTCCGGCCCGGGCGCAACCAACCTGATCACCGGCCTGGCGGACGCTTTGCTTGACTCCATCCCCATTGTCGCTATCACCGGCCAGGTGGCCGCACCCTTCATCGGCACGGATGCGTTCCAGGAGGTAGACGTTCTCGGTTTGTCACTGGCCTGTACTAAGCACAGTTTCCTCGTGCAGTCTCTGGACGAGCTGCCGCGGGTCATTGCTGAAGCTTTCCAGGTGGCAAACTCAGGCCGTCCAGGCCCGGTGCTGGTTGATATCCCTAAGGATATTCAGATGGCGCAGGGCGATCTCGATCCCCATTTCTCTACGGTCGCCGATGAGATGGCATTTCCGCAGGCGGAAGTGGCTCAGGCTCTGCAGATGCTGGCTCAATCGCAGCAACCGATGCTGTATGTTGGCGGCGGGGTCGGCATGGCGCAGGCGGTACCGGCGCTGCGTGAATTCCTCGCCGTAACCCGGATGCCGGCGACCTGCACTCTGAAAGGGCTGGGCGTGGTGGACGCCGATTACCCGTATTATCTCGGCATGCTGGGAATGCACGGCACCAAGGCGGCCAACCTGGCGGTACAGGAGTGCGATCTGCTGATTGCCGTCGGCGCGCGCTTTGACGATCGCGTGACCGGCAAGCTCAACACCTTCGCGCCGCATGCCAAAGTGATCCATATGGACATCGATCCGGCGGAGCTGAACAAGCTGCGCCAGGCGCACATCGGTCTGACCGGCGACCTGAACCGCTTGCTGCCGGCGCTGCAGCAGCCGTTAGCGATTGATGGCTGGCGCGAGCGGAGTGCCGCGCTGCGTGCCGATCACGCCTGGCGTTACGATCATCCCGGTGAGGCAATCTACGCGCCGCTGTTGCTGAAACAGCTTTCCGACCGCAAGCCGGCGGACAGCGTGGTGACAACCGACGTTGGTCAGCATCAGATGTGGTCGGCTCAGCATATGACCTATACCCGCCCGGAAAACTTCATCACCTCCAGCGGCTTAGGCACCATGGGCTTTGGCCTGCCGGCCGCCGTTGGCGCCCAGGTGGCGCGCCCTAACGATACGGTGATCTGTATCTCTGGTGACGGCTCCTTCATGATGAATGTGCAGGAGCTGGGCACCGTAAAACGCAAGCAGTTACCGCTGAAGATCGTATTACTCGACAACCAGCGGTTAGGGATGGTTCGACAATGGCAGCAGCTGTTTTTCCAGGAACGTTATAGCGAAACCACTCTGACTGATAACCCTGATTTCCTCACGCTGGCCAGCGCCTTCGGTATTCCTGGCCAACACATCACCCGTAAAGACCAGGTTGAAGCGGCACTCGACACCATGCTTTCGAGCCAGGGGCCATACCTGCTTCATGTCTCAATCGACGAACTTGAGAATGTCTGGCCGTTGGTGCCGCCCGGCGCCAGTAACTCTGAAATGCTGGAGAAATTATCATGA
- the ilvX gene encoding peptide IlvX, producing MMTFSIKFCFSRFMTGN from the coding sequence ATGATGACTTTTAGCATAAAATTCTGTTTCTCCCGATTTATGACGGGGAACTAA
- the ilvL gene encoding ilv operon leader peptide: MTALLRVISLVVISVVVIIIPPCGAALGRGKA; encoded by the coding sequence ATGACAGCCCTTCTACGAGTGATTAGCCTGGTCGTGATTAGCGTGGTGGTGATTATTATCCCACCGTGCGGGGCTGCACTTGGACGAGGAAAGGCTTAA
- a CDS encoding YifB family Mg chelatase-like AAA ATPase, with the protein MSLAIVYTRAALGIEAPLITVEVHLSNGLPGLTMVGLPETTVKEARDRVRSALINSGYAFPAKKITINLAPADLPKEGGRYDLPIALALLVASEQLNTTRLNQYEFVGELALTGGLRGVPGAIPSAMEAIKAGRRIVVSSDNAAEVGLIGGSDCLVADHLQEVCAFLAGQTSLSPPLAEAPTVDERGEDLRDVIGQQQGKRALEIVAAGGHNLLLIGPPGTGKTMLASRLPGLLPPLSNQEALESTAIQSLVNLHTAKTRWRQRPFRAPHHSASLAAMVGGGSIPVPGEISLAHNGVLFLDELPEFERRVLDALREPIESGKIHISRSRAKIDYPARFQLIAAMNPSPTGHYQGKHNRTSPEQTLRYLGRLSGPFLDRFDLSLEIPLPPPGILSQGTQGEESSATVRQRVLAARERQMLRQNKLNAHLENREMKSCCHLRREDAVWLEQTLTQLGLSIRAWQRLLKVARTIADLAEAEEIERRHLQEALSYRAIDRMLNHLQKMMA; encoded by the coding sequence ATGTCGCTCGCCATCGTCTATACCCGCGCGGCGCTCGGTATCGAAGCGCCATTGATTACTGTCGAGGTTCATCTCAGCAACGGTCTGCCCGGCCTGACTATGGTCGGACTGCCGGAGACCACCGTGAAAGAGGCCCGTGACCGGGTTCGCAGCGCCCTGATCAACAGCGGCTACGCTTTCCCTGCGAAGAAAATAACCATTAACCTGGCGCCAGCGGATCTGCCTAAAGAGGGCGGGCGATACGATCTACCTATCGCTCTCGCGCTTCTCGTTGCCTCAGAGCAGCTCAACACGACGCGACTGAATCAATATGAGTTTGTGGGCGAACTCGCCCTCACAGGTGGGTTACGCGGCGTTCCAGGGGCGATCCCCAGCGCAATGGAAGCCATCAAAGCCGGCCGGCGCATCGTCGTCTCCTCTGATAATGCGGCTGAGGTCGGCCTGATCGGCGGCAGCGATTGCCTGGTCGCCGACCATCTGCAGGAGGTGTGTGCTTTTCTCGCGGGGCAGACATCGCTTTCGCCGCCTCTCGCCGAGGCACCCACCGTTGATGAACGCGGCGAAGATCTGCGCGATGTTATCGGCCAGCAGCAGGGCAAGCGAGCGCTGGAGATTGTGGCCGCCGGGGGTCACAACCTGCTCCTGATCGGCCCACCCGGCACCGGGAAAACCATGCTTGCCAGCCGGCTACCCGGTCTCCTGCCGCCATTAAGCAATCAGGAAGCCCTGGAGAGCACGGCCATTCAGAGCCTGGTCAATCTGCATACCGCGAAGACCCGGTGGCGTCAGAGGCCGTTTCGCGCACCTCATCATAGCGCTTCGCTGGCAGCGATGGTGGGCGGCGGCTCGATACCGGTCCCCGGTGAGATTTCCCTGGCCCATAATGGCGTGCTGTTTCTTGATGAGCTGCCGGAGTTTGAGCGGCGTGTACTGGATGCGCTGCGCGAACCCATTGAGTCAGGCAAGATCCATATATCACGCTCGCGCGCCAAAATTGACTATCCGGCGCGCTTTCAGCTTATCGCGGCAATGAACCCAAGCCCGACAGGGCATTATCAGGGCAAACATAATCGTACATCGCCTGAGCAGACATTACGTTATCTGGGACGTCTGTCAGGCCCCTTCCTTGACCGCTTCGATCTCTCCTTAGAGATCCCGCTGCCGCCGCCAGGGATACTGAGCCAGGGCACGCAGGGCGAAGAGTCTAGCGCAACGGTCCGGCAGCGGGTGCTGGCGGCGCGCGAACGGCAAATGCTCAGGCAAAATAAGCTCAATGCTCATCTTGAGAATCGTGAAATGAAGAGCTGCTGCCACTTACGGCGGGAGGACGCTGTCTGGCTGGAACAGACGCTAACGCAGTTGGGGCTCTCTATTCGAGCCTGGCAGCGTCTGTTAAAGGTGGCGAGAACCATTGCCGATCTGGCAGAGGCTGAAGAGATTGAACGCCGTCATTTGCAGGAGGCGCTCAGCTATCGGGCGATAGACCGGATGCTAAACCATCTGCAGAAAATGATGGCGTAA
- a CDS encoding DUF413 domain-containing protein — translation MAESFTTTNRFFDNKNYPRGFSRHGDFTIKEAQLLERHGYAFNELELGKREPVTDDEKQFVSVCRGEREPVTEAERVWIKYMARIKRPKRFHTLSGGKPQMEGADDYTESDD, via the coding sequence ATGGCGGAAAGCTTTACGACGACTAATCGTTTTTTCGACAATAAAAATTATCCACGCGGGTTCTCCCGTCACGGTGATTTCACCATCAAAGAGGCGCAACTGCTGGAACGTCATGGTTATGCCTTTAACGAACTGGAACTGGGTAAACGCGAACCTGTTACCGATGATGAAAAACAGTTTGTCTCGGTGTGCCGTGGTGAGCGTGAGCCGGTAACGGAAGCAGAACGCGTATGGATTAAGTATATGGCGCGCATCAAGCGGCCGAAGCGTTTCCATACCCTTTCCGGCGGCAAACCGCAGATGGAAGGCGCTGACGATTACACCGAAAGCGATGACTAA
- the hdfR gene encoding HTH-type transcriptional regulator HdfR, producing MDTELLKTFLEVSRTRHFGRAAEALYLTQSAVSFRIRQLENQLGVNLFTRHRNNIRLTTAGEKLLPYAETLMNTWQAARKEVAHSSRHNEFSIGASASLWECMLNGWLGTLYSAPYNLQFEARIAQRQSLVKQLHERQLDLLITTESPKMDELSSQLLGNFTLALYCASPAKNRNELNYLRLEWGPDFQQNEVGLIGSDDVPLLTTSSAELIYQQLSRLNGCCWLPVRWAKEKHGLHTVMDSATLSRPLYAIWLQNSDKQAQIHEILKSPILE from the coding sequence GTGGATACGGAATTGCTCAAGACTTTCCTGGAAGTGAGCAGAACTCGTCACTTTGGGCGAGCAGCAGAGGCGCTTTACCTGACGCAGTCAGCGGTCAGCTTTCGTATTCGTCAGCTGGAAAATCAACTTGGTGTGAACCTGTTCACCCGACATCGTAATAACATTCGCCTGACGACGGCCGGAGAAAAGCTCCTGCCTTACGCCGAAACGTTAATGAATACCTGGCAGGCTGCGCGCAAGGAGGTCGCACACTCTTCGCGACATAATGAATTCTCCATCGGAGCCAGCGCCTCGCTGTGGGAATGCATGCTTAACGGCTGGCTCGGCACCCTCTACAGCGCACCTTACAATCTCCAGTTTGAAGCGCGTATCGCGCAGCGGCAGTCGCTGGTTAAACAGCTTCATGAACGCCAGTTGGATCTGCTGATCACCACCGAATCGCCGAAGATGGATGAATTAAGCAGCCAGCTGTTGGGTAATTTTACCCTTGCCTTGTATTGCGCATCCCCTGCAAAAAACAGAAATGAATTGAATTACTTGCGCCTTGAATGGGGGCCTGACTTTCAGCAAAACGAAGTGGGTCTGATAGGAAGCGATGATGTTCCGCTGCTCACTACCTCTTCAGCTGAATTGATCTACCAGCAATTATCACGCCTGAACGGCTGCTGTTGGCTACCTGTTCGCTGGGCCAAAGAGAAACATGGGTTACATACGGTCATGGACAGCGCTACGCTTTCCCGCCCACTCTATGCGATCTGGTTACAAAATAGCGATAAGCAGGCGCAGATCCACGAGATCCTGAAAAGCCCTATCCTGGAATAA